The following coding sequences lie in one Arachis hypogaea cultivar Tifrunner chromosome 9, arahy.Tifrunner.gnm2.J5K5, whole genome shotgun sequence genomic window:
- the LOC112713101 gene encoding transcription factor ABORTED MICROSPORES, with translation MVQETIGTQVLIPVPGGLVELFVTKQVPEDHQVIDFVTAQCIVLVEQEAANNSTSFNMQSNVVGDDNNNNHNNNNNENQVMMNNNNNNNNNQFVLTTAPETSPHDEIPITLCSSPLNFMQQFRTMNKNNDNNNNNNAFSEEYQGSIFLHENQNNNNQPMKAAAMEEEEEEEQQVGTKENNNNNKNEGGVVGVGRSDSMSDCSDQNEEEEDGKYRRRNGKGNQSKNLVAERKRRKKLNDRLYNLRSLVPRISKLDRASILGDAIEFVKDLQKQVKDLQDELEDNNNNSDTTAVDHHDSSNQFLDHFGASYVVPNHKHMQQDAVDATTLTMDKQHSQQMEPQVEVAVIDGKEYFVKVFCEHRAGGFVKLMEALNTLGMDVVHATVTSHKGLVSNVFKVEKKDSDMVEAEDVRDSLLELTRNPSCRVWSNNNTKNNNPTSENSNGVAVGRDHHHHHHHHMPAYHPHPFHT, from the exons atggtTCAGGAAACAATTGGGACCCAGGTTTTGATTCCAGTGCCAGGTGGACTAGTTGAGCTGTTTGTAACCAaacaa GTACCTGAAGATCATCAAGTAATTGATTTTGTGACAGCACAATGCATTGTGTTGGTAGagcaagaagcagcaaacaactCAACAAGTTTCAACATGCAATCAAATGTTGTTggagatgataataataataatcataataataataataatgaaaatcaagtgatgatgaacaacaacaacaacaacaacaataatcagTTTGTTCTCACAACTGCACCAGAAACTTCACCACATGATGAAATCCCCATCACTCTATGCAGTTCTCCACTCAACTTCATGCAACAGTTCAGAACAATGAATAAGAACAAcgataacaacaataacaacaatgcaTTTTCTGAAGAATATCAAGGTTCAATATTCCTCCATGAAAACCAAAACAACAATAACCAGCCAATGAAAGCAGCAgcaatggaggaagaagaagaagaagagcagcAAGTGGGGACAAAggagaataacaacaacaacaaaaatgaaGGAGGAGTTGTTGGTGTTGGAAGGTCAGATTCAATGTCAGATTGCAGTGATCAgaacgaagaagaggaagatggaaAATACAGAAGGAGGAATGGAAAAGGGAACCAGTCAAAGAACCTTGTTgcggaaagaaagagaaggaagaaaCTGAATGACAGGCTGTACAATCTTCGTTCATTGGTTCCAAGAATATCCAAGCTTGATAGAGCTTCCATTCTTGGCGATGCAATTGAGTTTGTTAAGGATTTGCAAAAGCAGGTCAAGGATCTTCAAGATGAACTTGAGGACAATAACAACAATTCTGACACTACTGCTGTTGATCATCATGATAGTAGCAACCAGTTTCTTGATCATTTCGGAGCATCCTATGTTGTCCCAAATCACAAGCATATGCAGCAAGATGCAGTGGATGCCACTACTCTTACCATGGACAAGCAGCACTCCCAACAAATGGAG CCTCAAGTGGAAGTGGCAGTGATAGATGGGAAGGAGTACTTTGTGAAGGTATTCTGTGAACACAGAGCAGGtggatttgtgaaattgatggaGGCACTCAACACCTTAGGCATGGATGTTGTACATGCCACTGTCACTAGCCACAAAGGCCTTGTCTCTAATGTCTTCAAAGTTGAG AAAAAGGATAGTGATATGGTGGAGGCTGAAGATGTGAGAGACTCATTGCTAGAGCTTACAAGGAACCCATCATGTAGGGTTTGGAGTAATAATAATACAAAGAATAATAATCCCACATCGGAGAATTCCAATGGTGTTGCTGTGGGAagggatcatcatcatcatcatcatcatcacatgcCCGCATATCATCCCCATCCATTTCATACTTAA
- the LOC112712198 gene encoding probable ubiquitin-conjugating enzyme E2 23 — MGVQQHKVRSRGNEAGGNACTSSSSNHGDAMNASPASAVSNPSVNSSNTDGDEVNGPSDISAKKNITPHIYRQDVVKDKTNGAIGIVTEVAGDSDSDSDSSVTDDEDDSEDEDDDLEESNGDANNNNASKNSDRNGTDGHSKTGALLADQLRALWMDESEPTRNFSDVEVVDRGFLHGDFVAAASDPTGQVGVVVDVNTSVDLLAPDGSTIKEISSKNLKRIRDFTIGDYVVLGPWLGRIDDVLDNVTVLFDDGSVCKVTKADPLNLKPISKNMVEDVHFPYYPGQRVRASSSSVFKNSRWLSGLWKANRLEGTVTKVTVGSVFVYWIASAGYGAYSSTAPAEEQSPRNLKLLSCFAHANWQLGDWCLLPSSAYSSSISMEKGMSKLELNDSVYNELDSNPTGSGCDSEDAAVEESNGNKDAMDLDPVNSLGGNDGAAVSNTSRDNSSCGSSISVSKEPVHETWPLHRKKIRKVVIRKEKRARKKEESFEKALLIANTRTRVDVAWQDGTIERGLHSTSLIPIDNPGDHEFVSEQYVVEKTSDDGEDTCEARHVGVVRSVNAKERTACVRWLKPVERPEDPRVFDKEEIVSVYELEGHPDYDYCYGDVVVRLSPVSVWIETDSVGESTKKLSQKNEEVGMKKETKSPTGSSSSKAENASGGQTCAEFSDLSWVGNITGLNNGDIEVTWADGMVSTVGPQAIYVVGRDDDDESIAAGSELSDAASWETVNDDEMEVDEDSKEDIERENSSNVTSEADETGENDSGTAAALSSVPLAALRFFTRFASGIFSMGQRNLDSADSQSKSESELSDESCSQQCLNKDGDNLSNKNEINEEAAAQEAAEILKTLGTECSLSTEDAPATCDNDICSFKHFDIATDPSDNYFIGANGQSNNRKWFKKVQQDWSILQNNLPEEIYVRVYEDRMDLLRAVIVGPYGTPYQDGLFFFDFHLPPEYPDVPPSAYYHSGGWRINPNLYEEGKVCLSLLNTWTGRGNEVWDPKSSSILQVLVSLQGLVLNSKPYFNEAGYDKQIGTAEGEKNSLSYNENTFLLNCKTMMYLMRKPPKDFDMLIKEHFRQRGHNILKACDAYMKGYLIGTLTKDASVSDKSEQNSTSVGFKLMLAKIVPKLFSSLSNVGADCEEFKHLKEL; from the exons ATGGGAGTTCAACAACACAAAGTGCGTTCTAGAGGCAATGAGGCTGGTGGGAATGCTTGCACCAGCAGTTCATCCAATCACGGTGATGCTATGAATGCGTCCCCAGCATCGGCTGTTAGCAATCCAAGTGTAAATAGTAGTAATACTGATGGTGATGAAGTTAATGGACCTAGTGACATTTCTGCCAAGAAAAATATTACCCCACATATTTATAGGCAAGATGTTGTTAAAGATAAAACCAATGGAGCAATTGGGATTGTAACAGAAGTTGCTGgtgattcagattcagattcagaTAGTAGCGTtactgatgatgaggatgatagtgaggatgaggatgatgatcTTGAGGAAAGCAATGGTgatgctaataataataatgctagcAAAAATTCTGATAGGAATGGCACTGATGGGCACTCCAAAACTGGTGCCCTTCTAGCTGACCAGCTGCGTGCACTCTGGATGGATGAATCTGAACCTACTCGAAACTTCAGTGATGTAGAAGTAGTTGATCGTGGATTTTTACATGGGGATTTCGTTGCCGCTGCTTCAGACCCTACTGGTCAAGTCGGTGTAGTGGTAGATGTGAATACGTCTGTGGATTTGTTGGCCCCTGATGGATCTACAATAAAAGAGATCTCATCCAAAAACTTAAAACGTATTAGGGACTTTACCATTGGTGATTATGTTGTGCTTGGTCCTTGGCTAGGCAGAATCGATGATGTTTTAGATAATGTGACTGTCCTATTTGATGATGGTTCAGTGTGTAAAGTCACCAAAGCAGATCCTTTGAATCTTAAACCAATTTCTAAGAATATGGTTGAAGATGTGCATTTCCCCTATTACCCTGGGCAACGTGTAAGGGCTAGTTCATCATCAGTTTTCAAGAATTCAAGATGGCTGTCTGGCTTGTGGAAAGCAAATCGGTTGGAAGGTACTGTCACTAAGGTTACAGTTGGGTCAGTGTTTGTTTATTGGATAGCATCTGCAGGTTATGGGGCGTATTCTTCTACTGCACCAGCTGAAGAGCAAAGTCCAAGGAACCTAAAATTGTTGTCCTGTTTTGCACATGCAAATTGGCAATTAGGTGACTGGTGTCTCTTGCCCTCATCAGCATATTCATCATCAATTTCCATGGAGAAAGGCATGTCAAAATTAGAACTTAATGATTCTGTTTACAATGAACTAGATTCTAATCCAACAGGAAGTGGATGTGATTCAGAAGATGCTGCTGTTGAGGAATCTAATGGGAATAAGGATGCTATGGACCTTGATCCAGTGAATTCTTTGGGAGGGAATGATGGAGCTGCTGTAAGTAACACATCTCGTGATAATAGCTCATGTGGTAGTTCCATCTCGGTATCTAAGGAACCGGTACATGAGACTTGGCCTCTTCATCGTAAGAAAATAAGGAAAGTtgtaattaggaaggaaaaaagGGCCCGAAAGAAAGAGGAAAGTTTTGAGAAAGCTCTTTTGATTGCCAACACAAGGACACGCGTTGATGTCGCATGGCAGGATGGCACCATAGAGCGTGGACTACATTCTACAAGCCTGATTCCTATAGATAATCCTGGTGATCATGAATTTGTTTCGGAACAATATGTGGTTGAGAAGACATCTGATGATGGTGAGGATACTTGTGAAGCTAGGCATGTTGGGGTGGTTAGAAGTGTTAACGCGAAGGAGCGGACAGCTTGTGTGAGGTGGTTAAAACCAGTTGAACGTCCAGAAGATCCTAGAGTTTTTGACAAGGAGGAAATAGTAAGTGTATATGAGCTAGAGGGCCACCCAGATTATGATTACTGCTATGGAGATGTGGTTGTTCGGCTGTCACCTGTGTCTGTCTGGATAGAGACAGATTCTGTTGGAGAGTCCACTAAGAAATTGTCCCAGAAAAATGAGGAAGTtgggatgaaaaaggaaacaaaaagccCTACAGGTTCCAGTAGTAGTAAAGCAGAAAATGCATCTGGCGGGCAAACGTGTGCAGAGTTCTCTGACCTTTCTTGGGTTGGGAATATAACGGGTCTTAACAATGGTGATATTGAAGTTACATGGGCAGATGGGATGGTGTCAACG GTCGGACCCCAGGCAATCTATGTTGTTGGtcgagatgatgatgatgaatcaaTTGCTGCTGGAAGTGAACTAAGTGATGCTGCAAGCTGGGAAACTGTTAATGATGATGAAATGGAAGTCGATGAGGACTCCAAAGAG GATATCGAGAGGGAAAATTCAAGCAATGTTACTTCTGAGGCAGATGAGACTGGAGAGAACGATTCTGGAACGGCTGCAGCACTTTCTTCTGTACCCCTAGCCGCCTTACGATTTTTCACCAGATTTGCCTCAGGGATATTCTCAATGGGCCAAAGAAACTTAGATTCTGCTGACTCGCAGTCCAAAAGTGAAAGTGAACTTAGTGACGAGTCTTGTTCTCAGCAATGTCTCAACAAAGATGGGGACAATTTAagcaataaaaatgaaataaatgaagAAGCTGCTGCTCAAGAAGCAGCTGAAATATTGAAAACACTTGGGACAGAGTGTAGCCTTAGCACTGAAGATGCTCCAGCAACTTGCGACAATGATATTTGTAGTTTCAAACACTTTGACATAGCGACAGACCCTTCAGACAATTACTTTATTGGTGCAAATGGACAG AGTAATAACCGAAAATGGTTTAAGAAGGTGCAACAAGATTGGAGCATACTGCAGAATAACCTTCCAG AGGAAATCTATGTCCGAGTTTATGAGGATAGAATGGATCTTTTGAGAGCAGTTATTGTAGGGCCATACGGGACCCCATACCAAGATGgtctctttttctttgattttcaccTTCCACCAGAGTACCCTGATGTGCCACCA TCAGCATATTATCATTCTGGTGGTTGGCGTATTAACCCTAATTTGTACGAGGAAGGGAAGGTGTGCCTGAGCCTTCTAAATACATGGACGGGCAGAGGAAATGAAGTATGGGATCCAAAATCTTCCAGTATCCTTCAAGTCCTAGTTTCACTACAAGGTTTGGTGCTCAACTCTAAGCCTTACTTCAACGAAGCTGGGTATGACAAACAGATTGGAACAGCAGAAGGAGAGAAGAATTCACTGTCATACAATGAGAATACGTTTTTACTCAACTGCAAGACTATGATGTACCTTATGCGTAAACCCCCCAAG GACTTTGACATGCTCATCAAAGAACATTTTAGGCAGCGCGGTCATAACATCCTCAAGGCTTGTGATGCATATATGAAGGGTTACTTGATTGGCACATTGACCAAAGATGCTTCTGTGAGTGACAAGAGTGAACAGAATTCAACTTCTGTGGGTTTCAAGTTGATGTTAGCCAAGATAGTGCCAAAGCTTTTCTCGTCATTGAGCAATGTTGGCGCGGATTGCGAAGAATTCAAGCATCTGAAAGAGTTGTAG
- the LOC112712201 gene encoding monooxygenase 2: MEMIVEDIVIVGAGIAGLATSLGLHRLGVASLVLESSEKLRVYGFGLTTWTNAWKALDALGIGDILRHQHLRLTKSVTTSLIMGQETSTTSLRGTAKHCGDIEVRCVLRQLMVEALANELPSGTVRYSSKLIAIEDSGFSKILHLQDGTTIKTKVLIGCDGIKSVVAKWLGLRGTSFTGRYCVRGCVNNNHGHGLQLSFMHFFGKGFRSGFLPCDHKTVYWFLTWTPNNQELEMAKSPNKMKQFVLSKLEKAPSDIRRIIEKTEAEDIFTAALKYRPQWELIRGNISKGNVCVAGDAFHPMAPDLGQGGCCSLEDAVVLARCVAQVFNRKNNDYDNNIIEEEKEKDLYKRVEAALEKYANERKWRSIDISVTSLVVGFIQQGDLDFVSHLRDKYLASFLAHLMVNKSDFDCGRLNIVTPYS; the protein is encoded by the exons ATGGAGATGATAGTTGAGGACATTGTGATTGTAGGAGCAGGAATTGCTGGCCTTGCAACATCCTTAGGACTTCACAG gTTGGGTGTGGCAAGTTTGGTGTTAGAATCATCGGAGAAGTTGAGAGTTTATGGCTTTGGACTCACAACATGGACTAATGCTTGGAAGGCCTTGGATGCTCTCGGCATTGGAGACATCCTACGCCACCAACACCTACGTCTAACCAA GAGTGTTACGACTTCTTTGATTATGGGTCAAGAAACATCAACTACCTCTTTGAGGGGCACAGCAAAGCA TTGCGGAGACATTGAAGTTCGTTGTGTTCTAAGACAGTTAATGGTGGAAGCACTTGCCAATGAGCTTCCAAGTGGAACAGTCAGATATTCCTCAAAGCTCATTGCAATAGAAGATTCTGGATTCTCCAAGATACTTCATCTTCAAGATGGAACAACCATCAAAACAAAG GTATTGATAGGGTGCGATGGTATAAAGTCGGTGGTTGCAAAGTGGTTAGGGTTGAGGGGAACCTCTTTCACAGGCAGATATTGTGTGAGGGGTTGTGTTAATAATAATCATGGCCATGGGCTTCAACtcagtttcatgcatttctttggGAAAGGCTTTCGTTCTGGTTTTCTCCCCTGTGATCACAAAACCGTTTACTGGTTTTTGACTTGGACTCCAAATAACCAAG AATTGGAGATGGCAAAGAGCCCAAATAAAATGAAGCAATTTGTGTTGAGCAAGCTTGAGAAAGCACCAAGTGATATTAGAAGAATCATAGAAAAAACAGAAGCAGAAGATATATTCACAGCTGCATTGAAATATAGACCTCAATGGGAGCTTATAAGAGGAAACATTAGCAAAGGTAATGTTTGTGTTGCTGGAGATGCATTTCACCCAATGGCCCCTGACCTTGGCCAAGGTGGTTGCTGTTCCTTAGAAGATGCTGTTGTTTTGGCCAGGTGTGTTGCTCAGGTCTTCAACAGAAAGAATAATgattatgataataatattattgaagaagaaaaagaaaaggatctTTACAAAAGAGTTGAGGCTGCATTGGAGAAATATGCAAATGAGAGAAAATGGAGAAGCATTGATATTAGTGTTACATCTTTGGTGGTGGGTTTTATTCAGCAGGGTGATTTGGATTTTGTGTCCCATTTAAGGGACAAATATTTGGCTTCATTTTTAGCTCATTTGATGGTCAACAAGTCAGATTTTGACTGTGGCAGACTAAACATTGTCACCCCTTACTCTTAG
- the LOC112712202 gene encoding monooxygenase 2 has translation METTTIVKDIVIVGAGVSGLTTALGFQRLGIPSLVLESSDKLRATGFALLTWKNAWKALEAVGVAHILRPKHVQLHGNVTTSLITGQQTSTVSFKGKDGASETRCIKRELLLEALANELPSGTIRYLSKVVAIEESGFSKILHLADGSSIKTKVLIGCDGVNSVVARWLGFKAAAFVGRSAIRGCTELKNNHGFEHKFMQFFGDDFRAGAIPIDDKTLYWFFTWTPSPQGKEMEDNPAKLKQFVLEKLEKLPSDIRRVIENTELHSFMSSPLRYRHPWQLLFGNISKGNVCVAGDALHPMTPDLGQGGCSALEDGVVLARCLGEALLSLSNNEEGEEQEYKRIEEALKKYANERRWRSIDLVTSAYVVGTIQEGGGGSKLVSFFRDKFLAPFLAGLVLKKSDFDCGKLKEDYN, from the exons ATGGAAACAACAACAATAGTTAAAGATATTGTGATTGTGGGTGCTGGTGTTTCTGGCCTTACAACTGCCTTAGGATTTCAAAG GTTGGGTATCCCAAGTTTGGTGTTAGAATCTTCAGATAAATTGAGAGCCACTGGTTTTGCTCTATTAACATGGAAGAATGCATGGAAGGCTTTGGAAGCTGTTGGTGTTGCACACATCCTTCGCCCCAAACATGTTCAGCTTCATGG GAATGTGACTACTTCATTGATCACAGGGCAACAAACATCAACTGTTTCATTCAAGGGAAAGGA TGGAGCCTCTGAAACCAGATGCATTAAAAGGGAATTATTGTTGGAAGCACTTGCCAATGAGCTTCCAAGTGGAACCATTAGGTACTTGTCAAAGGTTGTTGCTATTGAGGAATCTGGTTTCTCTAAGATTCTCCATCTTGCTGATGGATCATCCATCAAAACCAAG GTATTGATTGGTTGTGATGGAGTGAACTCGGTGGTGGCAAGGTGGTTAGGCTTCAAGGCGGCGGCTTTCGTGGGGAGATCGGCGATCAGGGGATGTACAGAGTTGAAGAACAATCATGGGTTTGAGCACAAGTTCATGCAATTCTTTGGAGATGATTTTAGAGCTGGTGCTATTCCTATTGATGACAAGACCCTTTATTGGTTCTTCACTTGGACACCATCCCCCCAAG GGAAAGAGATGGAAGATAACCCAGCAAAATTGAAGCAATTTGTGTTAGAGAAGCTTGAGAAGTTGCCAAGTGATATTAGAAGAGTGATAGAAAACACAGAGTTACATAGCTTTATGTCATCTCCATTGAGATATAGACATCCATGGCAGCTCTTGTTTGGAAACATCAGCAAAGGGAATGTGTGTGTTGCCGGAGATGCACTCCATCCGATGACGCCGGACCTCGGCCAAGGTGGTTGCTCTGCTTTGGAAGATGGTGTTGTTCTAGCAAGGTGCCTAGGTGAGGCATTATTATCACTCTCCAATAATGAAGAGGGAGAGGAACAAGAATATAAGAGGATTGAGGAGGCTTTGAAGAAATATGCAAATGAGAGGAGATGGAGAAGCATTGATCTTGTTACAAGTGCCTATGTTGTTGGTACTATTCAAGAGGGTGGTGGTGGTTCTAAATTGGTTTCTTTTTTTAGGGACAAGTTTTTGGCTCCATTTCTTGCTGGCTTGGTGTTGAAGAAATCTGATTTTGATTGTGGGAAACTAAAGGAGGACtacaattga
- the LOC112712203 gene encoding monooxygenase 2, translating into METTTVLIEEDIVIVGAGIAGLTAALGLHRLGIPSLVLESSDKLRATGFALAVWKNAWKALDAVGVANTLRSKHSQLEGNVNTSLITGQQTSTGSFKNESRCVKRHLMLEALASEIPNDRIRYLSKVVAIEESGFSKILHLSDGTTIKTKVLIGCDGVNSVVTKWLGFKEAAFAGRSAIRGYTEYKNNHGFEPKFMQFFGYGFRTGVIPTDEKGVYWFFTWNHTNQEKDQEHDPTKLKQFVLDKLEKMPSDVRSVIENTELHSFFSSRLRYRPPWELLFGNISKGNVCVAGDAFHPMTPDLGQGGCSALEDGVVLARCLGDVFSKKQGTQQLKDEQQYKRIEEALKKYANERRWRGIDLISTAYMIGVFQQGGSKLVAFLRDKFLATSLAGLLLKKSDFDCGKLDD; encoded by the exons GTTGGGTATCCCAAGTTTGGTGCTAGAATCTTCAGATAAACTGAGAGCTACTGGTTTTGCTCTAGCAGTATGGAAGAATGCATGGAAGGCCTTGGATGCTGTTGGTGTTGCAAACACCCTCCGCTCCAAACATTCTCAACTTGAAGG GAATGTGAATACTTCATTGATCACAGGGCAACAGACATCAACTGGTTCTTTCAAGAA TGAAAGTCGTTGTGTTAAAAGGCACTTAATGTTGGAAGCACTTGCCAGTGAGATTCCTAATGACAGAATCAGATACTTGTCAAAGGTTGTTGCTATTGAGGAATCTGGATTCTCTAAGATACTGCATCTTTCTGATGGAACAACCATCAAAACTAAG GTTTTGATTGGTTGTGATGGAGTGAACTCTGTGGTTACAAAGTGGTTAGGATTCAAGGAGGCCGCTTTCGCCGGAAGATCTGCAATCAGGGGATATACAGAGTACAAGAACAATCATGGGTTTGAGCCTAAGTTTATGCAGTTCTTCGGATACGGTTTTCGAACTGGGGTTATTCCTACTGATGAAAAGGGTGTTTATTGGTTTTTTACTTGGAATCATACCAATCAAG AGAAAGATCAAGAACATGACCCAACTAAATTGAAGCAATTTGTGTTGGACAAGCTTGAGAAAATGCCAAGTGATGTAAGATCAGTCATAGAAAACACTGAGCTACATAGCTTCTTTTCGTCGCGACTTAGATATAGACCTCCATGGGAGCTCTTGTTTGGAAACATCAGCAAAGGCAACGTTTGTGTCGCCGGAGATGCATTCCATCCCATGACTCCTGATCTTGGCCAAGGCGGTTGTTCTGCATTGGAAGATGGTGTTGTTCTTGCAAGGTGCTTAGGTGACGTATTCTCCAAGAAACAAGGAACACAGCAATTGAAAGATGAACAACAATACAAGAGGATTGAGGAAGCTTTGAAGAAATATGCAAATGAGAGAAGATGGAGAGGCATTGATCTCATTAGCACTGCTTATATGATTGGTGTTTTTCAGCAGGGTGGTTCTAAATTGGTTGCTTTTTTGAGGGACAAATTCTTGGCTACATCCCTTGCTGGTTTGTTACTCAAGAAATCTGATTTTGATTGTGGAAAATTAGACGACTAA